ATAAGTTCCTGAGCAAACTGCGGGTCGATATTCGCGTCCAAACTCGCTGCCTCATCAATGGCCTTCAACTGGGCATCAATCTCCTGCCCCGTCGTCGTCTGTGGCATCGCCACTGGCGTCGCTGGCGAGCCCACACCCGACTTGCTCGCCGACTCCGCCATTTTCTCGCCCACCGGCTCCGATGTCTCTCTCACCCCATCTTCCAAAGACAGTGCTTCCGTCGCACTCGCCGCCTCATTCGCTGCACCGTCACCCTCGGCGCTCTCTCCACTGATGCCCAAAACCGACGGTAGCACAAACGTGAACGGGATCTGGCCGATCTGGACCTTGgttctgtttctgttagTGACACACGCTCGGTgggtgtgtgcctccggcggctggggctccgccccagaccctggctgctcctctcgcttcgctcgagtcgggcgtatACGAACCtggcaccgtcgacggaacgactcgagcgcagcgagaggagcaaccagggtctggggcggagccccagccgccggaggcatgcccccaGAAGTAACTTACCCGTCACTGAGTGGAACAGTAGACCCGGTTTCAACGAAGACATCGCCGACAAAGGCGCCGTTGCGGCCCATGACGGATAGTTCGAAGCGTTGGGTGCCGAAGTTGTAGAAGATTTTGGCGTGTTTTCGGGAAATGGCTTTGGCAGGCCCCAGGTGGACATCGACCATGCCGGTGCCGTTTTCTGCTCGCCGGCCAAGGATTACTTGCAGTGTTTGCACGTAGAATGTGAACGATTCGAAGTCGAGTCGTGCGTAGGCCGATACTCGGGCCGATTCATCGATGTCTAGCTCGTtattgttgtggttgttggttgAATTGTCTCCGGTAGGATGTATCGTTGACCCCGTGGTAATGGCGTTTGCCGCTGATAGTTCGGATGAGGTCGTATTCGGGTTGGTGTTAGAACCGGATTCGGTTTTCACTTGTGCTTGGCTGCTGGCAAATGTCAGTGGAAACGAGGATGGAGATCCCAGAGTCGAGAACGCTCCAGACCCAGCGGCCTCGCGGTCTCGGATGCTGCTGGGGGTTTCTGGAGGCATGGATGATGCTCGTCCTGGCAGTATTAACGTACTTCCCAGTCCGTTATTCAGACTCATGGAGTTTCCATCTAAAGATCTTTCTAAAGTAGGTTTTCGAACCTCGGTCAGTGGATCGAGCAGACTCGCTATTAGAGACGACGGCAGTGTTCTATCGTTCTTAGGTGTCGCGAATATATCCATATTCGACGCCCCACTACTAGAACTGCCACCACTGCCCGCTTGGTTCAGAATATTATTGCCTGTAAGATTCGACTCGTGACCAGATCCAgcatctggtgctgctccGGGAGGAGGAAGCATGCCAAACGCGTCATGTTCCAGCTTGATATTCTCATAGCCCGTAGGGGTATGGCTCATACTCCGCACAGCGTCCGAGGGATCTCGAAGAGGAGATCCCGAGCCTGGTGACGCTGTGCTCATAACCCAAAGAGTTTTTGTGTGTCAGTGAGAGCGCAAACCTGCGAAGCAATgtgtgctgctgctgctaaacAAACCAGAACACAAACACAGTTGCAAAACGCCAAAAACAGAGGTGGTTTctgatataaataattaccGTGGCTGTCACCAAACAGGTACGACAGTCAAATCAGTCTTGAAATACGGACTCTTGATATCTGAGATTGTGTCTTTGTGAACTTTCATGGAACGCGTTCCACAGTGGTTCGATCAAGTGGTGAGCTCACTTCAAACTGCACAATAATTAATTTCGCGAGTCAACTGGAACCTGTGATTATACCAGTAATATCCAGTCAGTACACACCGGTTCACAGCTTATCCAAAAGTCCCAAAAAGAACCACAAAAACAATCCGTCTCCAACTGCGTCGGACGTCGatgctatttatttccGTCTCAAACGAGCCGCCTCGCTGCCAATATATGCACATATAATCCTCCTcagatatatattttcatgaTTATCAACCCGGCATTTCTCCGCCCCACCGTTTTCACACTTATGCACACGCGCACGCGGCTGTCCCACCAGGGTCCAACAGGGTTCACagaccctgcctccggctcagggggtggtttTCGGGGgtttggtgctgcctccggcggctggggcgctgccccagaccccgctgtgcttgcttcgcaagcgGTTTGGGGGATGGGGATgtggcctccggcggctggggctccgccccagaccccgttgtgcttgcttcgcaagcaATTGAGACTCGGGGGCTTGTGTCTATTGGGGAATATCACTCAGGAGTCACTCACTGGGGCCTGTGTCTTTTGGGGAATAAAACCCAGGGGTCACTCACTGGATCCAGCCTGTCCCGGgtccccacgcccgactcgagcgaagcgagaggagcagcggggtctggggcggagccccagccgccggaggcagtccgcCTCCCccagaaagaaagaagaaagaataaataatttacaGAGAGCAGAGCGAGGCCTTGATTTCGGCGAGCGGTGCACGGGTAACGAGGAAGGAGGTCAGGGTCGGTCGGATGGTGGTGAGTCGGAGGTTGTCTTCGGGGGAACAGGCTTGGAGGGCAGCGCCTTTGCGAGCCCACATTAGTTTTTGGGTGACGTGTTTGACGGCGCTGCTGAATGGTTCGCTGCCCGTAGCGAAGTTGAGGAGTGTGAGGCCGAGGGAGTAGGCATCGGTTGAGAAGTTGGGCATGCTGAGGTCGGGTGAGTTCGGCGGTTGAAGCAGTTCGGGCGCTGAGAATTGCATGGCAAAGGCGCCAAATGAAAGGCTTTTATGAGTGGTTGGACTGGAGTTGGAGTTGTAGTCGCTGGTCTGGATTGACGAGGtagcagtggtggtggaggagtTGAGTTCGCTGTCGGTTTGGGCTGATGAAAAGTCTCCGATATGTGCATTCAGGTTCTCGTCGAGAAGGATGTTGTCTGGTTTGATGTCGCAATGGACAATCTGTTTGGattgaagaaacagaagccCGTCGATGAGTTGTGATGCCCATTTCTTCCATAATGCGAATCCGATAAACGGATCGGTAAACGAAATGAATGACGATGCTTCGCTAGaagtattaatattattagaGGGCGAAAATGGATCGAAGGTCGACAGAAACGTTTGACAGGTTTGTTGGTATACTTTCATAGCTATGCCGGTGAGAGACACATCGTCCAGTGTGGTCTCGACTATTCCGTAGAAGGATATGATTCCTGGAATTGACGTGGATGTGTCTTCATAGACAAGTGAGAGAATGGCTGCCTCGTGCCGTATTAGAGCGCCTTGAGCATTGTTTTTGGGAATTTTCACAGCAAAAACTTGGCCAGTTACTGGGTCAGGTTGAGATAAGACCGTTTTACAGAAGTTTCCGGTTCCAAGCAGGTTGATTTCAGCAGACCCACCAGGATTGTTGACCTGTGCTGGATATGTGCTTCCAAACGCACTGATATCCAGTACTCGAGGGTATGTGATTAATGGAGCAGTAGGTTCGTATGGCAATGAGAGGTTGAACAAACCCGAATCTACTGGTACATCGGCCATAGACACTTTGGGCTGGATATGTACATTATGCGAAGAGCGTTGTGACGATGTTCGAGACagagttgattttgaaaacgGGAGGGGTATTAAGTCGTCATGGTCGTTATATAAGGGGCTGGACAGTATTAATGGAATTGGGTCGTGGTTTCGGAAATGTGAACTTGAGTTTGGGGTCACTGGAGACTCTGGACCTGGCGAAGAGTTGGAGTTTGGTGACCCGGGTGAAAATGGTGGAGACGATTTACTGCGAAAAGGCGGTGTTCTTGGTGTTTCTAATCGAAGAGGCGATGTGCTTTTAACGTAGACCGAACTACTACCAGTGCTACCAGTAGTGCTACTAGTAGAACTAGGTACCGTTTGTACATCAATAGACGGTCTCATGTTGATAGGTACACTAGTCTCTGCTTCTAGTTGGTCTTCCCGACCAGTATTTGGGCCATTTGAGCCAGTCGTGGTCTTGTATTCTGACATCTTAATCCGAATTATTCTTTCGTTATTGAAGTTAACCTTGGTCTCAAACAGAGTCTAATATGTAGTATAAACCACCTGAATCCACTAGTGATTTAACAGGCTAGACCTCTAGACCAGAATATTTCAGCTAGAGCTAGTGTCACCAAACCAAGGCGAAAGGACTAATAGGATCGATGTAACCggtaaatatttttgaatagACGGACCAGTCCGGAGTTGAAATTATAATCTCAGTGAATAATATCAGATCTAATCAACAAGTCAAAATATACAAGCTAAGATTACAGAGCTGAATCCAGGTTACCAGTTTTACTGGCTTTACCAGCTTGTACCGGTTTTATACTCAGTCTGATAGTCAGAAAGTCAATTTGAAACCCAGTCTGACACCAGTGTCTGTCCTCTTCAGTTAGTCtatttaaataataaaccaTCTCAGAACACCAAACTTACTCCACAATAAAAAACACACTACTAAACTTCAGAGAAAGCAAATATTTCTCCCAGTACCTAACTCACCTGAGTCACTTGTCGCTAGCACCAGACAGAAGGCACGCGTGGATCTAATACCTCTGATCTTTCCCAGACAACGACGAAGTTTGAATTTCACCCCACTCTGACACACTGTGATATATCTCTGAAAAACTGTAACACTAGCAGTTTGCCCCAAAAGCAACGCAACGATCTTTTATACTGGAATGACCAATACCAGATCTACTAAGACTAAACCCAAGTACTAACCAactaagaaaaaaaatttagtTAGCGTAGTTTGTGTCGATGGATGGATGCATCGACCCAACCGGCAGATGAtatacttttttttggccTGCCTGCCTGACGCTCCGACAGACGCTCGACTACTGATAATTCCTTCTAAGGCATATTCCATACCTGTAAAAGACCACTTGCAGCTGCACCTGGAGTTTAACCTCCCAATCTCAGTCCCACTTGCATGCTTCCTTACAACCTTTTAACATTGGGTCTGCAGAAACCCACCTCTGATATGCGAGCTTGACCTACTTTTCTCTGCACCACCGTGCATCCTCCCAAACCAATCCCCCCAAACCTCGCTGTCCGTGCACCGCTTTATCGTGCATCTCCTCAAAATCGtgcatctgctgcttctcaaATTCCCTGCTTGGAATGTGCGACCGTGCGGTGCCGTGGGGGAccggtgctgcctccggcggctggggctccgccccagaccctggttgctcctctcgcttcgctcgagtcgggcgtacACGGCCTGGTTAGCTTGCCAAACTGTTAGGAAGCAGCCGGTGGGGTAGTTTGGCTCTCCACAGACCGGTCAGGGGGCAGCTGGTGGGGTGGATTTTAGATCTGGTCGGAATCTGGTCGGGATCTGGTTAAAAACCACCCGCTCGAGTCTTCGAAACGATAGCTTTGAGCCCTTGAAACTGGTAGCTAACGCCAGATTGAGCTACTTGCAATGGATGCAACCTGTTTGGGTAAATGGGACCATTGGAAATGAACCGCACCGCAACACCGCATAAAAGTTGGCTGGCTCGTCAGCTGCAATCGGAATCTACAGCTGAGTGGGGTAATTGGGAGCAATGGATTAGGAGCAATAGATTTGGAgcaatggctgctgttggccGCACAAGTCCGTGCTGGATCTGCTGTTACATCTGCTCCTACTGGCTGGTTaattactactactactactactactactactactactactactactactactactactactactactactaccacaGCGGTACCTGTCAATATTCATATAGCACCATTAAGGAGACGTATACCACCCCTTAAGTACTCAAGAACCCCtaaatttttattttattttattacagTTTCCACAGCACACacgacaccagcaacaggCTCCTGGTACCCCCcagtcgctcgcgaagcgagcacaacggggtctggggcagcgccccagccgccggaggcacaatgCCCTCCCCCGCCAGCCAGCCCCTCCCAGGCGGGTCGACGTCAGATAGCGGGATCGggggctgctgctgcgtGATaagattgctgctggcgcCGTGCCTGATTACGCACTTCAGATTGCCCTGGCGCCACCGCCATCCACATTTACTACTATATTAGGTAGCCGAGCTACATCTTATCTTGATCACTCACTACTACcttattatattatacaTAGTAAATTAGTATCCACTATTACTATTACTTCGATTAGTACTACCAGCAAACTCGTTTCACGGCTATTTCATatacaaacaaacaaacaaatcaaaatggGTTTTGATACTTATATTGTAAGTCAATTGCGTGAATTTGAATCGCCACATTTGTAGTAGTTGGGTCTGGTCAGAGTACCAGTTCCAGTGCTAGAAGCGACAGAGAGAGCCACCACTGGTGGATCACATCATAGATTATTGAGATCTTCGTGGGAATTATAGCAGTGAAAGTGAATGATCTGATGGAGATTATAAGCTTGTAGCGATAAAAGCGATCTAGCTATGATATCATATGATATCATATGATATACACGACGCTAGCTATGTAGCTAAATGGCTACAAAGTAGATGTAACGATGCGACTAGGTACTAACGACATCAACAGGTTAGATTCAAGGACGGCATTGCCGACAGCGACTTCAAGAAGGCCATTGAGCAAGTCAAGTCGTCTGGTGGCAAGATTGTGCACGAGCACACCCTGTTCAAGGGCTTCACCGCCAGTCTTCCCAGCGACCATGTCTCTGCCCTCAGCTCCCACCCCGAGCTCGACGGCATCGAGAAGGACCAGACCGTCCACACTCAATAGACACTGACCTATAGAGCACGCCGTCTCCCCGGCCTCTTCATACTACctatatattataatagTACATGTTACTAGCAACcggggtgctgcctccggcggctggggctccgccccagaccccgctgctcctctcgctacgctcgagtcgggcgtctacggtcccTCTTTCTCATACAATACACAATGGTACTGCACAATGGTACTGTTTCGGTGGGTTTTTGAATTGTGATTCGTGAAAGTAGCCTGACCGAGCAAGTAAACACGCGAGCTGGGCCCGtagacgcccgactcgagcgtagcgagaggagcagcggggtctggggcggagccccagccgccggaggcagtcaccCAGTCGGAGAGTGTATGTGTGAAGGtgaattaattaattaatatacAGAAAGCAAGAATGTcataaataagaaaatgGGTCGTTCGTGAAGTGTTAGGCAGCCACGGTGACGATGGCGGTGCCCGTGGTCCAGGTTTGCACCAGGGTGCTGTATTGGTTGGGGTTGTAGTGGGTAACGATCTCCATGACCTCGCCGTTGGTGGTGAGGTAGTAGGTGACATCGTGGGGCACCGAGTCCAGGGAGCCGTCAGGGCCAATGGCCGAGAAGTAGGTCGGTGGCTGTGGTGTCACGATTGCGGTGCTCGATGTAGTGGTGGAGCTGGGTGTAGCAGCCAGCACGAGGTTGGCAGGTGAGGTGGTCAATGCAGCGACAGATGAGGGACTGGCAGTCGGACTGGCAGATTGAATTGAGGAAACAGCCGGGCTGGATGTGCTGGCGATGACAGAAGCTGGTGCTGAAGATGGAGTACTCGACGATTCCTGTTCAGAGCCGAGAGCGATAGAAGAGGAGGATACGGGAAGAGCAGAGGAGATGGGGGTAGAGCTGATTTCGGCATTGTTGCTGCTTAGAACCGACGAAGGCACAGAAGAAACAGGAGCGGAGGAAGCAGGAGATGAAGtgacagcagaagagaGTGGCACGCTTGACAGAGAGCTGACCACAGACGATAGAAAGGACGAGCTGGCCTCGACGGGACTGGACGAGGGAGTGGATGCTGGCacagagctgctgctgacggCTGAAGGGGTCCACCAGACAgttgaggaagaggaagtaGATGACGAGGAAGGTGCCTCGACAGGAGTTGACGAAGGGAGTTCTAGCGAGGAGGACGAGGACAATGGAACTGAAGAGGAGACAGCAATTGATGAGGAGACTGCAATTGGAGTTGATGAACTGACAGCTGGAGGAGTCCACCAGACAATTGTGCTGGTTGAAGTGGTGGCAGATGAGATGGGTGAAGAAGCTGGGGAAACAGCAGGGGGAGGAGGTGCACTAGCACCTCCTTGAAGAGCGGCCTTGGCTCCTTGAGCGAAATTATTTCCATCACTACCAACATTAGCCCATGCTTGTGAAGCATCCCACATCATGATACCACCGAATGTGCTGTAGGTAGATTGAAGGTATTTAGCAGCACTGGAAACGACGTCAATAGGTTGGTATCCggagccagcagcagatgcagaGGCAGGAACTCCCAAGTAGATCTTGgcatttttgttgaaggATTGAGTCTTGACAAAGGTGTCCCAGCTGTCGTAGTTGAAATTAGCACCGGGAGTAGACCCTTGCCAATTTTGCATTCCGCAGAAATTGTTGTAGAATTGAACGaaaacaaagtcaaagTCAGAGGTGGTAAGAGCAGTGTTGAGTCCAGCATCAGGAATTGGGCATTGAGGAGCACCACTGATGTAGTATTGCTTAGAAGTGTCAGAACTGTAGTGAGATCTCATTTGAGTGACGAATGCACCATATCCTACAGGATTATTGTTCTCAATATCCAAATCGAAaccatcaacaacagagtCACCAAAAGGTCTGGTGTCGGAAGATCCTCCTCCAAACACATTCCACAGAGTATCAGCAAATTCTTCACCCTGAGAATCGGAAGTAAATCCAtatgaaccagaagcaccgcCCAAGGATAGCAACACTTTCTTGCCGAGTCCTTGACAAGTTTTAATATCAGTTGCAATTTGGTCGCATTGAAACAAGCCAGTACCAGGGAAAGAAGGACCAGTGCAAGCACCAGCAAAGTTCACCTCAGGAAGACCATCAGTACCAAAAAAGGTGGTAAGGAATGACAAAACGACGACATCAGTAGCTTCATATTGACAGTAGTAAGCAAGACTTTCTTGGGTATTCTGGCCACCAGCGGAATTTTGGCCCCAATAAACAACCACATTATCatttccagcagcatcaaagGCTGTAGCCACTGCCGCTAGCAGGGTAGATAATATTAGCACCGACagcattatttatatactaAAAAGAATGAACAGCAACGAACCGTGCTAAGTGAACAAATGAATGACAAACGAACGATAAACGAACGATAAACGAAAGACTGGTGCTTTAAAGCTGTTGACTACTAGTGATTATTCAAGTTGAGATGGGGTGTTGGTCGCTAATTTATATAACTCATTGGCAATGACAAAAACCCGTGCAAAAGAAACTTGACTGCGCCATCTCCGGAGATCATCATCGGGTACGTGCTTGCGAATATCCGGAGAGCAAAATAACTGCAAGGGATTTTCTCGGCACATCATCCCGACAATCATATCAGGCGGGAGTATTCTTTGTTTAACGACAGGTATTTAAAATGAATTTTTCCACTTCAGGGTGAGATCCACGAGCATGGCTGGCATCTCGTCTCCCTTCACGTACATGAAGATGTGCACATGTTCCTGCATGCAAGCGAGATTCAATATGCACACCAGAGACCTAACTATACACACATACTATGAAAAATACCACAGCAGTCGGATTTCGGTCGTAAGGGGACCACTGAAAGATGTCGGGTTGTGTACAACCCCTGGATGATCCGGGGAGACAATCGTACCCGATAAGGTGAGTTTCTGCTTGAATAGTAGCTGAGACAGCCAGGTTGACATATACTCATCATACACATCTCATCATGAGAGTCATTCCTGTACAAGGCGTCTCGCCGAAGTTTGCGAAGCGTGATTTTCGAAAAAATCCGTGTACGTACCCGAGCAATGGAAATGTGGCCTGTGTCCATAACCAACTTAAGGTTCCATCTGACAGAGTCTAATTAAAAGGGTCTCTGTTCACCAAAGTTAACGCTAACCAGAATTAGCTGGCAACAGCCGTTGTTTTTCAAAGCAAATGACCCCAATTAGCAACATAGGCTCTGTTTACGGTTACTACAGTACTACAGTTTTGGTTTAATTACGGCGAGAAAAAAGTGTATATCCCCATTACTCTTTCAAGCGAGAGGAAAAATGACCTCGCTACCAGCCACCGTTGAAATGCATGTACTTATGCAGAAGCTTAAACCTGCCACTTTACTTGATCCGGGGGAGATCGGCACTTATTAGTCTGTTAGGGATGCATACATGCACAATCTGATCTCGCTAAAATTACTAGTTTCCTAATTAGTTGACAAGTTCGTGAAGTCCAGTACCAGCCCTCCATTTAAAAAACCGGGCAGTGACTAGCACTGACTGAGCAAAATTATTAATACGTAAATGTAACCTTGTCGTTTCCTCAACTGGTCCATGTTTAGAACCGTATGAGCAAACCTGGTGGTCCAAGCTTCTAACGGCTCCATGAAGCAGTGGTCTAAATTTGACTAGGTGCTGAATAAAGAACCCATTATTAGTATTAATATACTGTATATTTAGCCAGTAATACTAGCAATGGTTCCCATCCAGATCAACACATCTTCGGAGACGCCTCAGATGCTCCGGCTCTAGCGGCAACGGCCTTCAGATGAGACATACTAAGCGGAGTTCAAATCCCCCTCAGATCGGAAATATCAGGTGGGTCCATCTGATATGATCTTCGATCGCATGATGTGAGGTGGTGTGAAGGTGGTGTTCAAAAAAACTACTATTACAGttacataaataaataaataataataaatatgagaGCGAATCATCCCATAGTGACATCATTCGCCCGCCACGGACCTCGTCTTGAACGCCGTCACAGCTGCAAATACTGATCAGGGTCTTTACTTTGCAATATTTTACATATTGACTTGGCTAAGGATGATCCTACTACTTTAGTAGACCGTGTTCCCGATTCCTTTCGCAGGCCTTCCAATGCCTCGGTTCCTCGTTTGTCAATCGATTCCATCAATCCAAACATGTTGTTGTACACACTGGCTACTGATTTAGAAACGACTGGTGTTACGTACTTGATCTGTTCAAGAGATTTCGAGAGGGTATCCTGAATAGATGTGCCAGATCTAACTGTACCAATCATATCAAGAGTCTCACTAGCAAGCAGTTCCCTTGCCTTGTAATGGCGACTGCCAATATCCATGGCAAATCCAAGTATCATTTCTGCCGATTCTTCTCTCGACTTTGTATGACATAGTCTACAGTTTTTCGTAATCTCTAATTCAATTAAAGAGTCCCAAGCTATTTTGCTTGGCCGATCAGAGATGATATTTGTAGTTGCCTCGACTGCGGTGGCTTGACCAGCTACTAATTGACGAACTCGGTCGGCAAATTTCTTGTCCAACTCTAGATCCGCCTTTTTCAACTGAGCATGAAGTCCTTCTATGATATAAAGCACTTGGTATTCGCGGTAAGCAGCATCTATTGTTTCTAGAtgttgctttttcttgtcagtATTGAGAAATATGTCTACCGCTTTCTTGCCTTCCATATATATAACCACCACATTCTCGGGTTTTATTTCCAATGGTATAGGGACGTACATATCTTGCTCAGGATCAAATCTGTTTGTCACTTTTCTGTCGAATGTAATTGAATAATATATGCCATTTTCGCTTTCTTCCGCCCTGTCTACTTCCTTGATATCACAACCAAGCTCTTCTGACTGTTGCTTTATCACCGACCCGAGTTCTGACTTGGCAAAGTCCTTGCCGAATTTGATAATAATTTCTTTAGCACAAGAACTTCGCGAACTTTTCTTCCTGTTGGCCTCGTCCAGTtccttcttcctctttttCTCGGCCTCGGCAGCCATCTTAGATGCCAATCTCTCAGCCTTTTTACgctcagcagcttcttttttctgaagcttcgcagcagcagacttgGTCATCTTAGCAGATCTAGGTTCAGGTTCTTCCTCTGTACCTAATTCCCTGGTCTCACCCAGGCAATCTCCAGAGTTACTCTCCTTCATCTTTGTCTTTTCTTTGCTGGATTTGCTTGTAGAGGAAGCAGTAGCATTAGCAGCTACATTTCTAGCTCCTTTTCGGATAATAGAACTGCTGTCATCTTCCGTATCGCTATCTATTGAGAAATTCTGTCCAGTCAGTATTGACCCTTACAAACTCAGCACCCACAGCAATCCACTCCTACACACTTACCCCTGTAAACTTATACCGCTGATTTCGAACCACAGCAGTTGGCGAGCTCGAACCAGATATCGACAGCCTTCGAGCCTTTGCAACAGTCACATCCTGGAACCCTCCACTGCTCAAAACATCGTCAAaattgctcttcttcaaccCTACCGGTAAACTCATCGTATTCCCTGCTTTCTTGCCTTTCACAGAACCAAAATTCGGACTAGAGCTCGGTCCATCTGCAAACACATCACCAAAATCACTGCTTGGCAAGAACCTGCTTCTGACATTGGCGCTCTGTGGGGTTCTAGTGTTTAACCCATGCACAGATGGACTGCTTCTAATCACCTCAGCATTCGGACTATTGCTCACTCCCTTTTCACTAATTCGATTCTCGCCATTAATAAACTCTTTATTATTCGACTGTTGAGACGACGACAAAGCAAAATAGTCGGGACTGCCCTCTGGCAAAGTCGGTGGTCCTCTCTGTGGAGTGGATCTAAGCGATCTCGTCCGAGAAAGTATAGGAGACGAAGCAAGATTGATTCTCACCGGCACCGACACACCGCGAGACTCGTCAGGaccaccactgccactCAAAATATCACTAACTTCCCGCGAAGATTCGTCGTCAATAACGATCACCGATTCACTACCAACCGTTAGTCTCAGTCCTAATTCAGCGAAGTAACCATAAAACTCACCTGACCGAGCCGTCCACATCATCGCTCTCAATCACGATAATCTCCGAGCTGGCTCTCACAGCCCTCGACATCCTTATCTCTGCCGTCCTTCACAAAACTACCCTCGGAAAATGGGTGAGCAGCGaaatcaacttcttcagctgcaGCATgcaataaaataaacaaaccgTTCACGTGACTGTATCTTCGCCAGGGTcccctgcctccggcggctggggctctgccccagaccccgtggctcctctcgcttcgctcgagtcgggcatcGGGGGTGCCAgacaaatgaaaaaataGTCGGGATTTTTTTATCCCCAGAAATCCGAGTTTTGCGAGCCCCGCGAAACAGGGACCCCgatgcccgactcgagcgaagcgagaggagccacggggtctggggcggagccccagccgccggaggcagaggatGGCGGTCGTGAAAAgatacaataaataactaGAAAGATTCCCAGGTGGCTACTCTTTG
The Sugiyamaella lignohabitans strain CBS 10342 chromosome A, complete sequence genome window above contains:
- the CTS1 gene encoding Cts1p (Endochitinase; required for cell separation after mitosis; transcriptional activation during the G1 phase of the cell cycle is mediated by transcription factor Ace2p; GO_component: GO:0005618 - cell wall [Evidence IEA,IEA]; GO_component: GO:0005935 - cellular bud neck [Evidence IDA] [PMID 11747810]; GO_component: GO:0005783 - endoplasmic reticulum [Evidence IDA] [PMID 11914276]; GO_component: GO:0005576 - extracellular region [Evidence IEA,IEA]; GO_component: GO:0005576 - extracellular region [Evidence IDA] [PMID 19129178]; GO_component: GO:0005576 - extracellular region [Evidence IDA] [PMID 1918080]; GO_component: GO:0009277 - fungal-type cell wall [Evidence IDA] [PMID 11747810]; GO_component: GO:0009277 - fungal-type cell wall [Evidence IDA] [PMID 1918080]; GO_component: GO:0005635 - nuclear envelope [Evidence IDA] [PMID 11914276]; GO_function: GO:0008061 - chitin binding [Evidence IEA]; GO_function: GO:0004568 - chitinase activity [Evidence IEA,IEA]; GO_function: GO:0008843 - endochitinase activity [Evidence IDA] [PMID 6799506]; GO_function: GO:0016787 - hydrolase activity [Evidence IEA]; GO_function: GO:0016798 - hydrolase activity, acting on glycosyl bonds [Evidence IEA]; GO_function: GO:0004553 - hydrolase activity, hydrolyzing O-glycosyl compounds [Evidence IEA]; GO_process: GO:0005975 - carbohydrate metabolic process [Evidence IEA,IEA]; GO_process: GO:0006032 - chitin catabolic process [Evidence IEA,IEA]; GO_process: GO:0006032 - chitin catabolic process [Evidence IC] [PMID 3033651]; GO_process: GO:0007109 - cytokinesis, completion of separation [Evidence IMP] [PMID 1918080]; GO_process: GO:0008152 - metabolic process [Evidence IEA]; GO_process: GO:0000272 - polysaccharide catabolic process [Evidence IEA]); its protein translation is MLSVLILSTLLAAVATAFDAAGNDNVVVYWGQNSAGGQNTQESLAYYCQYEATDVVVLSFLTTFFGTDGLPEVNFAGACTGPSFPGTGLFQCDQIATDIKTCQGLGKKVLLSLGGASGSYGFTSDSQGEEFADTLWNVFGGGSSDTRPFGDSVVDGFDLDIENNNPVGYGAFVTQMRSHYSSDTSKQYYISGAPQCPIPDAGLNTALTTSDFDFVFVQFYNNFCGMQNWQGSTPGANFNYDSWDTFVKTQSFNKNAKIYLGVPASASAAGSGYQPIDVVSSAAKYLQSTYSTFGGIMMWDASQAWANVGSDGNNFAQGAKAALQGGASAPPPPAVSPASSPISSATTSTSTIVWWTPPAVSSSTPIAVSSSIAVSSSVPLSSSSSLELPSSTPVEAPSSSSTSSSSTVWWTPSAVSSSSVPASTPSSSPVEASSSFLSSVVSSLSSVPLSSAVTSSPASSAPVSSVPSSVLSSNNAEISSTPISSALPVSSSSIALGSEQESSSTPSSAPASVIASTSSPAVSSIQSASPTASPSSVAALTTSPANLVLAATPSSTTTSSTAIVTPQPPTYFSAIGPDGSLDSVPHDVTYYLTTNGEVMEIVTHYNPNQYSTLVQTWTTGTAIVTVAA